A region of the Kribbella sp. NBC_01245 genome:
GAAGCAGACCTGGGGCTCGCTGTTCTACATCGCGAAGCACCCGATCAAGAAGAAGACCACCGCCAGCACCAGCTTCCACAAGCGCGTGCTGCGGGAGGCCTACAAGCTGCGTGGCACCCCGTACCGTTACGGCGGCACGACCCCCCGCGGTTTCGACTGCTCCGGCTACACCGGCTACGTGTACAAGAAGGCCGGCAAGAAGCTGCCCCGCGTCTCGCGTGCTCAGTACGCGGCCACCAAGCACATCTCGCGCAGCGCCGCGAAGCCTGGTGACCTGGTGTTCTTCAAGAGCGGCAGCGGCCGGGTCTACCACGTCGGCATCTACGCCGGCGGCAACACGCTGTGGCACTCCTCGAAGCCGGGCACACCGGTCAGGAAGTCAAAGATCTGGAGCTCGCGCGTCGCCTTCGGCCGCGCGTAAGCAGCTTCAGCCCGTCAGTGCCGCCTCACCGCGGTGCTGACCCCGAAACCGGTCGTACCCCGTTGCCCCCACCCCTCCAGCGGCGTACGACCGGTTTCGCATGTCCGGAATCGCTAATCGAGTAGCCCCGCGTCGTGGGCCAGGATCGCGACCTGGACGCGGTTGGTGGCGTTGAGCTTGACCAGCACCCGCGAGACGTGGGCCTTCACGGTCGCCTCGCTCATGAACAGCTCCCGCCCGATATCGGCGTTCGACAGACCGCGCCCGACGGCGGCGAGGACCTCGCGTTCGCGATCGGTGAGAGCGGTCAGGCGCTCTGCCGCGGCCCGTTGCCGGTCGTTCCGGCCGCTGGCGGCGAAGTGCCCGATCAGGCGGCGCGTCACCGCCGGCGACAACATCGCGTCCCCCGCCGCGACGACGCGGACGGCCTGGACCAGCTCGCGGGGCGGGGTGTCCTTCAGCAGGAACCCGCTGGCGCCCGCCTGCAACGCCCGGAACACGTAGTCGTCCAGGTCGAACGTCGTCAGCACCACCACCTTGGGTGGATCCGGCAGCGCCTGCACGTCCCGGGTCGCGGCCAGACCGTCGAGCCGCGGCATCCGGATGTCCATCAGTACGACGTCCGGCTGGTGCTTGCGGACCATCTCCACCGCGTCCGCGCCATCGCCCGCCTCGGCGACCACCTCCAGGTCGTCGGCCGATTCGAGGATCATCTTCAGCCCGGCCCGGACCAATGCCTCATCGTCGACGATGAGCAATCGCGTCACTGTGCCACCTTGTTCTCTCCATCGGGTCCATCAGCGCTATCGATTCCAGCAGGTTCAGCGGGTTCAGCGGGTCCGGCCGCGGCCGTCGTCGGTGGGGTCCACGGCAGGCGGGCCTCGACGCGCCAGCCACCATCGTGGTCCGGGCCGGCGACCAGTGTGCCGCCGGCCAGACTCACGCGCTCGCGCAGACCGACCAGCCCGGCACCGGATCCAGGCAGCAGCGCCCCGGCCGCCACCGGCCGCAGATTGGCCACCCGGACCAGCAGCTGACCGCCCTCCGAGGTCACCAGCACCTCGGTCGCGGCATTGCGCGCGTGCTTGTGCACGTTGGTCAGCGACTCCTGCACGATCCGGTAGACGGTCCGGCCAAGCCCCGCGGGCACTTCGGGCGGCAGCTCGATCCGGGCCGACACGTTCACCCCCGCCGCACGAGATGCCTCGACCAGGCGGGTCAGATCGGCCGCCGCGGGGATCGGGGCCAGGTCGGCACCGCCCGCGCTGAGATCGGTCCGCAGTACGCCGAGCACCTCGCGCAGGTCCTCCATCGCCTGGCGCGCGGTCTCCCGGATCAGCGCGGCCGAGCTCTCCACCTTCTCCGGCCCGACGGACGGGTTCACCTCCAGACCACCGGCGTGCAAGGCGATCAGCGACACCTTGTGGGCGAGCACGTCGTGCATCTCCTGGGCGATCCGCGCGCGTTCGCCGAGCCGGGCCTGGTCGGCGCGCAACTCCCGCTCTGACTCCGCCCGCTCGGCCCGGTCCCGCAGTGAGGCCATCAGGTCCCGCCGGGCACCGATATAGGCGCCGGCCGCGACCCAGGCCCCGATCACGAACGGGCCGGTCACCAGCAGTACGCCGATGCTCTCGGCCCCGGTCGGGCTGTTCCCGAGCACGAACGCGGCGTACGCCAGGAGGCTCATCAGCGCGAGCACGGTGTCGCGGCGGCGGATCGCCAACGTGAACAGGGCGAACCCGAGTGGCCCGAGCACCATCGCGGCGGCCTGGGCCCCGATCGCGATGAACGTGACCGCGACCGGATAGCGGCGCCGCCACCACAGCGCGAGCGAGGCGATCACGCCGACGATGAAGGTAAGGGTCGAGTCCGCGCCGGACTGCGTCATCGCCTCGGCGAGTGTGTAGAACAGGCCGAAGGCAATGAAGAGCAGATCCCGTAGCCGCGGTGCGTGCTTACGGAACCAGGCATGCCAGCGCCGCAGACGTTCCACTTGACCACCCTAAGTCGGTTGCCCGCCGCAAACGTCCCCCGAAGGTCTCGGTCCGCGGGTGTGTTCGCGCGACTTTCGTAGGGGGTAGGTCGAGACGCACGGTCGATGTGCCACCCCTGTCCCGACCGGCAGAGTTCAGGTCATGATCACCGTCGAGAACCTGAGCAAGCGCTACGGCAACCACACGGCCGTCAACGACGTGTCCTTCACCGTGGAGCCGGGCACTGTCACCGGCTTCCTCGGCCCGAACGGCGCCGGAAAGTCCACCACCCTGCGGATGCTGACGGGGCTCACCCCGCCCACGTCCGGTACGTCGACCATCGCCGGCCGCCGCTATGCCGAACTGCCGAACCCGGGCCGGGTCGTCGGCGTGATGCTGGACGCCGCCGCGCAGCACCCGGGCCGCACCGGCCGCGAGACCCTGCTGCTGAACGCGGGCCTCCTCGGCGTACCTGCGCGGCGGGCCGACGAGATGCTCGAGGCCGTCGGTCTGACCCCAGCCGCGAAGAAGCGCGTAGGGCAGTACTCGCTCGGTATGCGCCAGCGGCTCGGTATCGCCTCGGCGCTGCTCGGTGATCCGGCTGTGCTGATCCTGGACGAGCCTGCCAACGGGATGGACCCGGAGGGCATTCGCTGGATGCGCGGGCTGCTCCAGGACTTCGCCTCCCGCGGCGGCACCGTCGTACTGTCCAGCCACCTGCTGGGCGAGGTGCAGGCGACCGTCGACCGCCTGGTCGTGATCGGCGGCGGCAAGATCGTCGCCAACGGCTCCCTGGACGAACTGCTGGCCGGGCAGGGCACGCTGGTCCGCGCCCTCGACCCGAACGCCTTGCACGAGGCGCTCGTCGCAGCCGGGTTCGCCGTCGAGCCGGGCTCGGAAGGCGCGCTGCGCGTCGAGGCGACCGCCGAGCAGGTCGGCCGGGTCGCCCATGCGGCCGGCCAGATCCTGGTCGAGCTGCGCGAGAGCGACAGCGCCGGCCTCGAGGACCTGTTCTTCCAGCTGACCGGGCCGGCCGACCAGCTCGTCGCCTGATCCCCCACTCTTCTTCTCTTCGACTGCCAGGAGCACAGCCACTATGAGCGTCACAGAAATCAACCGTCCGGCCGAAGCGGTCGCGACCACTGCCATCGCCCGGCATCGCGCCGAGGCGGCCGATCTGCCGCCGGTTCGCGGTCAGTCCTTCTTCCTGCTGGTCCGGACCGAGCTGCGCAAGTCGGTCAACACCCGCAGCGGCCGGGTGCTGCTGCTCGCCATCCTGGCGCTGGCCCTGTTCGCGGTCGGCTGGCAGTTGACCCACCTGGGCGACGGCCGGATCACGCCCGAGTTCTTCATCGGGCCGACCTCCACCGGCGTGATGTTGCTGCTGCCGGTGATCGGCGTGATGGCGATGACGAGCGAGTGGTCCCAGCGGACCGCGCTGACCACCTTCACGCTGTCACCGCGCCGGGTCCGGGTTCAGCTGGCCAAGTTCGTCTCGGCCATCGTGCTGAGCGTCGTCGTCCTGACCGTGACCACCCTGCTCGCGCTGGCCGCGATCCCGGTCGGTGGCGCCATCAGCGGTGACGGCAGCACCTTCGCCGGACTGGGCGGCACGCTCGCCGGGATGTACCTGACCGCCGCGCTGAACGTCGTGATGGGTGCCGCCTTCGGTGCCGTACTGGCCAACACCGCGGTCGCGATCGTGGTCTTCTTCATCGCCCCGACCGCGTGGTCGCTGGCCGGCCCGGCGCTCTTCAAGGACAACGCCCAGTGGCTCGACGTCTTCGGCGCCTTCGGCCGGATCGCCGAGCGCGACCTGAACGGGATGCTGCCCGAGACGCTCACCGCACTGACTGTGTGGATCGTCTTGCCGACCATCGCCGGACTGTGGGCAAGCTCACGTCGAGAGGTCAAATAACCCCCTGAACACGGAAGGCCCGGCCGGTTTGAGGGGACCAGCCGGGCCTTTCGGGGTTTTATCTGCTGTCCGGAGAGGGGGCGGGGTGTGTGTCGATCCCCTCCTCCGGGTAATCTAGAGCCACGATTACTGACGACTGATCCGTGGGCGCCGCACTGCGTACCCGGTTGACTTGTGCGAGGGGGTCGACGCTATGGGGCGCGGCCGTGCAAAGGCCAAGCAGACGAAGGTCGCACGCGACCTGAAGTACCGCACCTGGGACACCGACCTGGACCAGCTCAAGAAAGAGCTGTCCGGCGGCGACGAGGGCGGAAACCGATCTGCGAGTGGTGACGACTCAGAAGTCGGCGACGACGCCGACGACTACCACCCCCGTCGGTAAAGCCACATCAAGCAAGACGATCTGCCTGGCGCCACCCGCACCAGGCAGATCGCCCCTTGCCTGACACCGACAACACACACCGAGCCACGCGAACACTCCGCCACGCCCGGACACACCCGGCCCTCCCGCCACGCGAGGCCTTCCCGCGCCCAGGCACACACCAAGCCGGCCCTCACCCCACGCGACGTAATGCCGCGCCCGGGAAATACCCCAAGCCGGACCTCACGCCCCGCGAAGTAATCCCGCACCCGCGAAGACCTTCAGCGGGCCGTACGCCACGCGAGGTAGTGCCGCGCCGGGGAAGACTCACGCCACTGAGGTATTCATCGGGCCCTTCTGACCACAGCGAGGACCCGACACGTACAGGCAGCGGCAACTCAGTGGTCAGAAGGGCCCGATGAATACGCTCGGGTTAACCCAAGCCACAGCCGATACGCCACCACGCCGGCCCCGAGCCCTCGACCTTCGCCACCTGGAGCAACACGGCGGGCGTTCTTTTGGCGACGATCGGACCCGTTTTGCCGCTGGAAGGCAGCCTGCACCTGACAGGGACGAGCGGCAAAACGGGTCCGATCGTCGCCAAAAGAACGGGGTCAGACCGCGTAGTCGCCCTGAAGCTCCACTCGCGGCTCCGACGTACCGGAAGTGACCTCGCCGCAGACCCACGCCTTGATGTCCCGCTCAGCCAATACCGCGATCGCCCGATCAGCCGCCTCCGGGGCAACGACCGCGACCATCCCCACACCCATATTCAACGTCTTCTCGAGCTCCAGCTGCGGCACGCCGCCGAGCTCCCCGACCAACTGGAAAACCGGCGCCGGCGTCCAAGTCGACCGGTCGATCCGCACCGTCAGGTCCTCGGGAATCACCCGGCCGAGGTTCGCCGCGAACCCGCCACCCGTGATGTGCGACATCGCGTGCAACGGCCGCTCATCGGCAGTGTTCAAAGCGCGGATCAAGTCCAGGCAGTGCTTCGCATAAACCCGCGTCGGCACCAGCAACGTGTCGCCCAGCGTGCCACCGAACTCCGGCACCTCCCGGTCAAGCTCCCACCCGGCACGATCAAAGAACACATGCCGAACCAGGGAGTACCCATTCGAGTGCAACCCCGACGACGCCATCGCCACAACCACATCACCCGCACGAACCCGATCAGCGCCAAGCAGCTCATCGGCCTCGACCACCCCAGTGGCAGCACCCGCGATGTCGTACTCCGCAGGCCCCAGCAACCCCGGGTGCTCGGCCGTTTCACCACCCACCAACGCCGTACCAGCCTCGACACACCCCTCGGCGATCCCCTTAACGATCTGCGCGATCGTCTCCGGCACCACCTTCCCGCAGCAGATGTAGTCGGTCATGAACAGCGCCTCAGCACCGCAGACCACCAGATCGTCAACAACCATCCCGACCAGATCGAACCCGATCGTGTCGTGCCGGTCCATCCGCTGCGCGATCGCCACCTTCGTACCGACACCATCAGTAGACGTAGCCAACAACGGCCGCCGGTAGCTCTTCAGCGCAGACGCGTCAAACAACCCCGCGAATCCCCCCAGACCACCAACAACCTCAGGACGGGTCGCCTTCGCCACCCATTCCTTCATCAGCTCGACGGCCCGGTCACCGGCCTCGATGTCGACACCCGCGGCCGCGTAGCTCGCGCCTTCAGTCACTTCAGATCTCCTTCTAGTCCCGCGACTTCTAGTCCCGCGAACGACGTACGGCGAAAGTCACGGCCGGCTGAGCGCGTCCGCGGCACCGGCACCACCAGTGACCGTGGCCAGGCCGTCGACATCGGTACGCCCGTTGGGCTGCTCGAGCAGGTGCTTGCCGAGGTGCTCGGGATCGGGCAGCGCCACCGGGTAGATGCCGTCGAAACAGGCCCGGCACAACCGGTCCTTCGGCACGGTGGTGGCCTCGATCAGGCCGTCCAGGCTGATGTAGCCGAGACTGTCCGCGCCGATCGAGCGGCAGATTTCCTCGGTGTTCAGCCCGTTGGCGATCAGCTCTGCGCGGCTGGCGAAGTCGATACCGTAGAAGCACGGCCACTTCACGGGCGGCGACGAGATCCGGACGTGGATCTCGGCCGCGCCGGATTCGCGCAGCATCTTGATCACCGCGCGCTGGGTGTTACCGCGGACGATCGAGTCGTCGACCACGACCAGGCGCTTGCCCTCGATGACCTCGCGCAGCGGGTTCAGCTTGAGCCGGATACCGAGCTGGCGGATGGTCTGGCTGGGCTGGATGAAGGTCCGGCCGACGTACGCGTTCTTGACCAGGCCCGAGCCGTACGGAATACCCGACTCCTCGGCGTACCCGATGGCGCCGGGAGTGCCTGACTCCGGGGTCGCGATCACCAGGTCGGCCTCGACCGGGTGCTCGCGGGCCAGCACGCGGCCGACCTGGACCCGGGTGGTGTGGATCCGCTGGCCGGAGATCTGGGTGTCGGGCCGGGCCAGGTAGACGAACTCGAACAGGCAGCCCTTCGGGTCGGCCTCGGCGAACCGGGTCGAGCGCAGCCCCTGCTCGTCAATCGCGACGAGCTCGCCGGGCTCGATCTCCCGGATGAAGGTGGCGCCGACGATGTCGAGGGCGGCCGTCTCGCTGGCCACCACCCAACCCCGCTCGAGGCGGCCCAGCACCAACGGCCGGATGCCCTGCGGATCGCGGGCGGCGTACAGCGTGGACTCGTCCATGAAGACGAGGCTGAACGCGCCGCGGACCTTCGGCAGCACCTTCGCGGCGGCCTGCTCGATGGTCAGGTCGGCGTAACCGGCCAGCATGGTGGTGAGGATGTCGGTATCCGACGAGGCGCCGTGCTTGGCGTTGGCCCGGGCGTGCGCCGGGGCTTCCTTGCCGTTGACGTCGAGGTCCAGACCGAGGTCGAGGTCGTCGCCGCCGGCCAGCGCGGCCGCCAGCTCACCGGTGTTGGTGAGGTTGCCGTTGTGGCCGAGCGCGATCGAGCCGGTCGCGGTGGACCGGAACGTCGGCTGGGCGTTGGCCCAGACGCTCGATCCGGTCGTCGAGTACCGGCAGTGACCGACCGCGATATAGCCCTTGAGGGACGCGAGGGTCGCCTCGTCGAAGGCCTGGCTGACCAGTCCCATGTCCTTGTAGACCAGGATCTGGGTTCCGTTGCTGACCGCGATACCAGCTGATTCCTGGCCGCGGTGCTGCAGAGCGTAGAGCCCGAAATAGGTGAGTTTGGAAACCTCTTCACCCGGAGCCCAGACACCGAAGACGCCGCATGCGTCCTGGGGGCCTAGGTCCTGCGGGTCAAGGTCATGGGTCAGTCGTCCATCGCCACGGGCCACGCCCTCAGTCTACGGGAGGTCCGATGGTCACCAGCACACGACGCAGGGGCGGTCCGGCGGGCCGTTCGTGGCGGCGGCCGCGGGCATGACCGAGATCACGCTAAGGGCCAGCCCGGCGACCAGCGCGACCAGGATGCGTTTCATTGCCTCACTCCTTAATGCACCACAAAAACAACGAACAGCGACCGCAATCCGACGCACTGTCGATTAAGGTCGGTTCCAAACACGCGTTGGAAGGTGCTCAGTGCTGGAACCGCTCGGGCTGGACGAAGCCACGTTCGCGGTCTACCACGCCCTCTTACGTGATCCGGACAGTACGCCGGAACTGCTTGCCAAGTCACTAGAAATGACTTTGGACGACGTATACCGCCTGATGGAACGCCTTCGCCGGCTGGAGCTGCTGGTCCCGACTTGGACCACCCCGGGCCTCGAGCACGCCGTCCATCCCCGCGTCGGTCTGACCGGCCTGGCCGAGCGCCGTCGCAGCGAGTTGAACCGGCTCTTCGGCGAACTGCGCGAGGCCGAGTCGTCCGCGGAAGTCCTCGCCGAGCAGTACAACGAGCTCCTCGGCGCCCGGACGAGTGCCGACATCGAGGTTCTGAAGGGCCGGGCGAACGCCTCGCGCCGAATCGAAGAGCTCGGGATGAAGGCCAAGGACTCGTTCTGGGCCCTGATCCCGGCCCACGTCGACGACACTCTGTCCCCGGCCGAAGAATCCCCCGACATCCCCCTCCTGGAGCGCGGGATCCGGCTGCGCACGGTCTACCTCCAGAGCATGACCGTCAGCAAGACCGGTCTCGAGTACGCCGCCACGATCCACCGCCTCGGCGGCGAGGTCCGGGCCACTCCGACGCTGCCGCTGCGCCTGCTCATCATCGACAGCGAGCTCGCGATCATGCCGCTGGACCCCGAGTCGCACTCCACTGGCGCCGTCATCCACCGCAGCCCGGCCGTAGTCGCCCTCGCGACGGCTCTCTTCGACTCCTACTGGTCCCGCGCAAGCGAGATCTTCGCCCCAGAGGACCGCGAAAGCGACACCCCTCTCACCGCCCACGAGGCCGAAGTCCTTCGCCTCCTAGCCGGCGGCGCCAAGGACGAACAAGTCGCCCGCCTCCTCGGCATCTCCCTCCGTACGGCCCGCCGCATCACCGCCAACCTCTCCGAACGCCTAGACGCCACCAGCCGCTTCGAACTAGGCGTAGCCGCCGCCAAACGCGGCTGGGTCTAACCCTCCTCGGCCCCGCCGTAGCCCAGCAAGCCGCGAACCGCAATCTGTGGAAAAGCCTCTCGCGAGGTGCCTCCTTGTGTCGCGCGTGTGCAAACACAACAAGGCACCTCGCGGCAAGGTTTTCCACAAATCTGCCCGAGCGTGTGTGGTTGGGCTCTGATGCCGTGGGCTCGGTGTCCACAGGTAGGCCGCATTTCGCGTCCGACCGTGGCAGTGATCTCCACAGGCGCGACGCACTTTTCGGCGTTGACAGTGCCTACCGTCTGGATCAGACGCGACCACTCGCGGTAGAAGAAGGGGAGCGGGCCGTCGGATTGGGGGCTGGGTTTCGCGTGCTTGAGGGCGGTTTTGGGAAGGCGGCGGGTGGGGTTTTTGGGGGCGCGCCGGTTTGGGTTTTCATAAAGGTCGAACAAACGTATGGTTACCTTACGTGTCAGTGTGATTACTCCAAGTGCGCTGGGGGACATCATGACGACGGGGAGCAACGCACGGGGTTCTCGTGATGCCGACCGGGTGCGGGAGCGGCAGGGCGAGGCCCTCACCGCGACCGCCGAGGTGGAACGACGGGCCACGGCCCTGCGGGAGATTCTGGCCGCCGGTCTGCGGGATCCGGTCCGCATCCCGTTCGCCGCGTTGCGCCGGCAGCCCGCGCTACGGCCGTTCGAACCAGGCCCGGACGAACGGGCCGAAAAGCCGCCACGGTGGGAGGACTACGCCGTACCGGAGCCGTCCGGGTTGCGCAGACTCCTGCAGGCGAAGGAGATCGAGGCCCGGCGCAATGCCGCGCATGCCAGGTTCGCCCGGGACGAAGCGGCGTACAAGCGTCGTGAGGAGGAACGGGTCTTCCGGCTGCGGCAGCGGCGCAATCGCCATGCCGTCGAAATGGCGGTGCTGCGCCGACGGGCCGAGGCGGAGAACGCGCGCATCGACGAGTTGGAGGTCGGCTACCGCGTGGGCCATCCCGACGCCGTCCGGGAGTACGTCGGCCTGGTGCTGTCGCACCGCCGGCTCCCGGACGGCGTACCTGCCAAGGTGGACGTACGGTACCAACCCGAGTCGAGCCGTCTCTCCCTGGTTTTCGACCTCCCCGGCCCCGGCGTGATCCCAGCGGTGGTGGGCTATCGATACGTCCGCACCCGGGACGCCATCGACGAACGCGCAAGGCCTTTGAATGAACGCAAACAGCGGTACGCCGACCTGGTCGCGCAACTCGTCCTGCTCCGCCTGAACGACGCCTTCGCCACCTGCTCGGGCGACCTCGTCAGCGAAGTCGCGATCGCGGCCCTGGTCCCGATCCGCGACCGCGCCACCGGCTGGCCGGCCCGTCCTTGCCTCGCGAGCGTCGTCACCACCCGCGCCTGCTTCAGCGAACTCCACCTGGCCGACCTCAGCCCACCCGAAGCCCTCGAACGCCTAGGCGCCCGCCTCTCCCCCCGCCCCTTCGACCTCTACCCCACCCGCCCCTTCTTCGACCCGGAACGAGTGCGGCATCACCACTAGTCGGGCAGACCCCGGCGGTCGACGACGTGTTGGGCTACGTCGCGGAGTTTGGTGTTGGTGTCTTGGGAGTAGCGCTTGAGGATGGCGAAGGCGCGGTCGTCGTCGACGTCGTACTTCATCATCAGGATGCCCATCGCCTGGCCGACCAGCTTGCGGGCGTCGACGGCCTTGGCCATCGTCTCCTCGTGCCGGGCGGCGGCGACGGCGATGGAGGCGTGCCGGGCGAGGATGTGCGCGACGGCCTCGTCGTCGGCGCCGAAGGCATTCCGCGAGGAGTGGTAGAGGCTGAGTACGCCGACGGTCTGGTCGCTGACGGCCAACGGCACGTCCAGCACGCTGCCGATGCCGAGCGCCTCGGCCTTGGCCGCCCATTCGGGCCAGCGGGTTTCGGCCGGGGCGTCGGGGATGCGGATCGTCACCTGGTCGTTCAGCGAGGTCAGCAACGGCCCGTCGCCGGCGTCGATCTGGAGCTGGTGCATCTGCTCGACCACCGGGTCGGTCACCGCGCCCACCTCGGCGCGGTGACCGCGAACTGCCAGCGCCAGTCCGGCGTGGGTGCAGTTGACCGCCTTCAGCGCGAACTGCAGCACGGCGTCGACGGTTTCCTCGACCCCGTCGGCGTCGTGCAACTCCATCGCGAGCTCGGCGTACGTATGAGCCTCGATCGGCTCCTCAGGGTCGAACTCGGGCATGGCCGGACGCTAAACCGACTTCACCGCGGCGAGCAGTTTGCTGAGTGAATCGCGTGCGTCGCCGAACAGCAGGGTGGTGCGCGGGTCGTACAGCAGTTCGTTCTCGATCCCGGCGAATCCCGGCCGCATCGAGCGCTTCAGGAAGATGACCTTCTTGGCC
Encoded here:
- a CDS encoding DUF3073 domain-containing protein, with the protein product MGRGRAKAKQTKVARDLKYRTWDTDLDQLKKELSGGDEGGNRSASGDDSEVGDDADDYHPRR
- the purF gene encoding amidophosphoribosyltransferase, producing the protein MARGDGRLTHDLDPQDLGPQDACGVFGVWAPGEEVSKLTYFGLYALQHRGQESAGIAVSNGTQILVYKDMGLVSQAFDEATLASLKGYIAVGHCRYSTTGSSVWANAQPTFRSTATGSIALGHNGNLTNTGELAAALAGGDDLDLGLDLDVNGKEAPAHARANAKHGASSDTDILTTMLAGYADLTIEQAAAKVLPKVRGAFSLVFMDESTLYAARDPQGIRPLVLGRLERGWVVASETAALDIVGATFIREIEPGELVAIDEQGLRSTRFAEADPKGCLFEFVYLARPDTQISGQRIHTTRVQVGRVLAREHPVEADLVIATPESGTPGAIGYAEESGIPYGSGLVKNAYVGRTFIQPSQTIRQLGIRLKLNPLREVIEGKRLVVVDDSIVRGNTQRAVIKMLRESGAAEIHVRISSPPVKWPCFYGIDFASRAELIANGLNTEEICRSIGADSLGYISLDGLIEATTVPKDRLCRACFDGIYPVALPDPEHLGKHLLEQPNGRTDVDGLATVTGGAGAADALSRP
- the purM gene encoding phosphoribosylformylglycinamidine cyclo-ligase, producing the protein MTEGASYAAAGVDIEAGDRAVELMKEWVAKATRPEVVGGLGGFAGLFDASALKSYRRPLLATSTDGVGTKVAIAQRMDRHDTIGFDLVGMVVDDLVVCGAEALFMTDYICCGKVVPETIAQIVKGIAEGCVEAGTALVGGETAEHPGLLGPAEYDIAGAATGVVEADELLGADRVRAGDVVVAMASSGLHSNGYSLVRHVFFDRAGWELDREVPEFGGTLGDTLLVPTRVYAKHCLDLIRALNTADERPLHAMSHITGGGFAANLGRVIPEDLTVRIDRSTWTPAPVFQLVGELGGVPQLELEKTLNMGVGMVAVVAPEAADRAIAVLAERDIKAWVCGEVTSGTSEPRVELQGDYAV
- a CDS encoding helix-turn-helix transcriptional regulator, translated to MLEPLGLDEATFAVYHALLRDPDSTPELLAKSLEMTLDDVYRLMERLRRLELLVPTWTTPGLEHAVHPRVGLTGLAERRRSELNRLFGELREAESSAEVLAEQYNELLGARTSADIEVLKGRANASRRIEELGMKAKDSFWALIPAHVDDTLSPAEESPDIPLLERGIRLRTVYLQSMTVSKTGLEYAATIHRLGGEVRATPTLPLRLLIIDSELAIMPLDPESHSTGAVIHRSPAVVALATALFDSYWSRASEIFAPEDRESDTPLTAHEAEVLRLLAGGAKDEQVARLLGISLRTARRITANLSERLDATSRFELGVAAAKRGWV
- a CDS encoding response regulator transcription factor; translation: MTRLLIVDDEALVRAGLKMILESADDLEVVAEAGDGADAVEMVRKHQPDVVLMDIRMPRLDGLAATRDVQALPDPPKVVVLTTFDLDDYVFRALQAGASGFLLKDTPPRELVQAVRVVAAGDAMLSPAVTRRLIGHFAASGRNDRQRAAAERLTALTDREREVLAAVGRGLSNADIGRELFMSEATVKAHVSRVLVKLNATNRVQVAILAHDAGLLD
- a CDS encoding ABC transporter permease, producing MSVTEINRPAEAVATTAIARHRAEAADLPPVRGQSFFLLVRTELRKSVNTRSGRVLLLAILALALFAVGWQLTHLGDGRITPEFFIGPTSTGVMLLLPVIGVMAMTSEWSQRTALTTFTLSPRRVRVQLAKFVSAIVLSVVVLTVTTLLALAAIPVGGAISGDGSTFAGLGGTLAGMYLTAALNVVMGAAFGAVLANTAVAIVVFFIAPTAWSLAGPALFKDNAQWLDVFGAFGRIAERDLNGMLPETLTALTVWIVLPTIAGLWASSRREVK
- a CDS encoding C40 family peptidase, with amino-acid sequence MPVTARRTSLLRAQSPISSEASTRPTGRGLAKHRKTKPAAAPRAAAAMTLSVGLAVSGGAALSVAGTPQTADAATSSAAKTRGSMPIKSKPALRYGDSGSAVKYVQYRLRIPMTSWYGAKTRTAVSDFQRAIKLPRTGTMTKQTWGSLFYIAKHPIKKKTTASTSFHKRVLREAYKLRGTPYRYGGTTPRGFDCSGYTGYVYKKAGKKLPRVSRAQYAATKHISRSAAKPGDLVFFKSGSGRVYHVGIYAGGNTLWHSSKPGTPVRKSKIWSSRVAFGRA
- a CDS encoding sensor histidine kinase, whose amino-acid sequence is MERLRRWHAWFRKHAPRLRDLLFIAFGLFYTLAEAMTQSGADSTLTFIVGVIASLALWWRRRYPVAVTFIAIGAQAAAMVLGPLGFALFTLAIRRRDTVLALMSLLAYAAFVLGNSPTGAESIGVLLVTGPFVIGAWVAAGAYIGARRDLMASLRDRAERAESERELRADQARLGERARIAQEMHDVLAHKVSLIALHAGGLEVNPSVGPEKVESSAALIRETARQAMEDLREVLGVLRTDLSAGGADLAPIPAAADLTRLVEASRAAGVNVSARIELPPEVPAGLGRTVYRIVQESLTNVHKHARNAATEVLVTSEGGQLLVRVANLRPVAAGALLPGSGAGLVGLRERVSLAGGTLVAGPDHDGGWRVEARLPWTPPTTAAAGPAEPAEPAGIDSADGPDGENKVAQ
- a CDS encoding GAF and ANTAR domain-containing protein, coding for MPEFDPEEPIEAHTYAELAMELHDADGVEETVDAVLQFALKAVNCTHAGLALAVRGHRAEVGAVTDPVVEQMHQLQIDAGDGPLLTSLNDQVTIRIPDAPAETRWPEWAAKAEALGIGSVLDVPLAVSDQTVGVLSLYHSSRNAFGADDEAVAHILARHASIAVAAARHEETMAKAVDARKLVGQAMGILMMKYDVDDDRAFAILKRYSQDTNTKLRDVAQHVVDRRGLPD
- a CDS encoding ABC transporter ATP-binding protein, whose product is MITVENLSKRYGNHTAVNDVSFTVEPGTVTGFLGPNGAGKSTTLRMLTGLTPPTSGTSTIAGRRYAELPNPGRVVGVMLDAAAQHPGRTGRETLLLNAGLLGVPARRADEMLEAVGLTPAAKKRVGQYSLGMRQRLGIASALLGDPAVLILDEPANGMDPEGIRWMRGLLQDFASRGGTVVLSSHLLGEVQATVDRLVVIGGGKIVANGSLDELLAGQGTLVRALDPNALHEALVAAGFAVEPGSEGALRVEATAEQVGRVAHAAGQILVELRESDSAGLEDLFFQLTGPADQLVA